In the genome of Magnolia sinica isolate HGM2019 chromosome 2, MsV1, whole genome shotgun sequence, one region contains:
- the LOC131229598 gene encoding uncharacterized protein LOC131229598, translated as MNNLPPQFGTFLVNYNTLKDMWILDELITQCVQEEDRIRQMIKVQNVNMVTSGQGHGQGNKGRRKRKQGSNNGFSGPPSGNHENQSGNGSKHKRVKGKLCFFCKKTGHLKKDCEGFKDWLIKKGITTGQATN; from the exons atgaacaacctacctccccaattcggcacgttcctggtaaactataacactctgaaggacatgtggatattggatgaactcatcactcagtgcgtccaagaagaagacaggatcagacagatgataaaagttcaaaatgttaatatggtgacttcaggacaggGGCATGGGCAGgggaataaaggtagaaggaagaggaaacaaggttctaataatggattctctggtcctccatctggaaaccatgaaaatcaatctggaaatggatctaaacacaaacgggttaaaggcaaactgtgcttcttttgtaaaaagacgggtcatctaaagaaagactgcgaaggttttaaggattggctcataaagaaag gaattactacaggccaggccaccaactga
- the LOC131237283 gene encoding BEACH domain-containing protein C1-like codes for MELWALQKEKAQQFPLPSKSKRVTILPPIVAILRRWRPLLASIHELTSSDDLNPLVVDDRALTADVLPLMVAEGAKTAGASRIIGVDNDNKNFDVGWRFVV; via the exons ATGGAGTTGTGGGCTTTGCAAAAGGAAAAGGCCCAACAATTCCCATTGCCCTCCAAAAG CAAAAGAGTGACTATTTTACCTCCAATTGTTGCCATTCTGAGACGCTGGCGGCCACTTTTGGCAAGTATTCATGAGCTTACTTCTTCAGATGATCTGAATCCCCTCGTTGTTGATGACCGCGCTTTGACAGCAGATGTGCTGCCTCTTATG GTTGCGGAGGGTGCAAAAACAGCTGGTGCTTCACGTATAATTGGCGTAGATAATGACAACAAGAATTTTGATGTTG GCTGGAGATTTGTGGTTTGA